A region of Streptomyces deccanensis DNA encodes the following proteins:
- a CDS encoding NtaA/DmoA family FMN-dependent monooxygenase (This protein belongs to a clade of FMN-dependent monooxygenases, within a broader family of flavin-dependent oxidoreductases, the luciferase-like monooxygenase (LMM) family, some of whose members use coenzyme F420 rather than FMN.), with protein sequence MSKPLKQIHLAAHFPGVNNTTVWSDPEAGSHIDFSSFAHFARTAERAKFDFLFLAEGLRLREQGGKIYDLDVVGRPDTFTVLAALAAVTERLGLTGTINSTFNEPYEVARQFASLDHLSDGRAAWNVVTSWDAFTGENFRRGGFLPQEERYSRAKEFLATATELFDSWDGDEIVADQESGVFLRDAKAGAFVHTGRHFDIEGRFNVPRSPQGRPVIFQAGDSEEGREFAASSADAIFSRYATLDAGRAFYSDVKNRLARHGRRHDQLLILPAATFVLGDTDAEAAELAREVRRLQVSGATAIKHLEFVWNRDLSSYDPDGPLPDIDPNTGDTHISKGRAQVRMYRDPLATAREWRELAAANGWSIRDLVIETGNRQNFVGSPETVARTINDYVQSDAADGFILVPHITPTGLDPFADKVVPLLQEQGVFRTDYEGTTLRDHLGLDPLPRS encoded by the coding sequence ATGAGCAAGCCCCTGAAGCAGATCCACCTGGCCGCCCACTTCCCCGGCGTCAACAACACCACCGTCTGGAGCGACCCCGAGGCCGGCAGCCACATCGACTTCAGCTCCTTCGCGCACTTCGCGCGCACCGCCGAACGCGCCAAGTTCGACTTCCTGTTCCTCGCGGAGGGCCTGCGGCTGCGCGAACAGGGCGGAAAGATCTACGACTTGGACGTCGTCGGCCGCCCCGACACCTTCACCGTCCTCGCCGCGCTCGCCGCCGTCACCGAGCGCCTCGGACTGACCGGCACCATCAACTCCACCTTCAACGAGCCCTACGAGGTGGCCCGCCAGTTCGCCAGCCTCGACCACCTCTCCGACGGGCGCGCCGCCTGGAACGTGGTCACCTCCTGGGACGCCTTCACCGGCGAGAACTTCCGCCGGGGCGGCTTCCTGCCGCAGGAGGAGCGCTACTCCCGGGCCAAGGAGTTCCTGGCCACGGCCACCGAACTCTTCGACTCCTGGGACGGGGACGAGATCGTCGCCGACCAGGAGTCGGGCGTCTTCCTGCGGGACGCCAAGGCCGGGGCCTTCGTCCACACCGGCCGGCACTTCGACATCGAGGGCCGGTTCAACGTCCCGCGCTCACCCCAGGGCAGGCCCGTGATCTTCCAGGCGGGAGACTCGGAGGAGGGCCGCGAGTTCGCCGCGTCGAGCGCCGACGCCATCTTCAGCCGGTACGCGACCCTGGACGCGGGGCGGGCCTTCTACAGCGACGTCAAGAACCGCCTCGCCCGCCACGGCCGCCGTCACGACCAGCTGTTGATCCTGCCCGCGGCCACCTTCGTCCTGGGCGACACCGACGCCGAGGCCGCGGAACTCGCCAGGGAGGTACGCCGGCTCCAGGTCAGCGGCGCCACCGCCATCAAGCACCTGGAGTTCGTCTGGAACCGGGACCTGTCCTCCTACGACCCCGACGGCCCCCTCCCCGACATCGACCCGAACACCGGGGACACGCACATCTCCAAGGGCCGCGCCCAGGTGCGGATGTACCGCGACCCGCTCGCCACGGCCCGGGAGTGGCGGGAGCTGGCCGCCGCCAACGGCTGGTCCATCCGCGACCTCGTCATCGAGACCGGCAACCGCCAGAACTTCGTCGGCTCGCCCGAGACCGTCGCGCGGACCATCAACGACTACGTCCAGTCCGACGCCGCCGATGGTTTCATCCTCGTCCCCCACATCACTCCCACCGGCCTCGACCCCTTCGCCGACAAGGTCGTCCCCCTCCTCCAGGAACAGGGCGTCTTCCGCACGGACTACGAGGGCACGACCCTCCGCGACCACTTGGGCCTGGACCCACTGCCCCGCTCGTAG
- a CDS encoding amidohydrolase family protein, giving the protein MTTRMLLRSGHVVSMDPAVGDLPRGDILIEDGTITAVEPEIDADVDAEVLDMTGRIVVPGFVDTHRHTWEAPIRGCAPDATLDDYFVDVLDTFAPVFTPEDVYAGNLAGTLECLNAGITTLVDWSHINNTPEHPDAAIQALKETGIRAQYAYGSANTSLADYWFDSTIAVPGDDVRRIRAEHFASDGGLLTMALATRGPGFCTDDVVQQEWGLARELGIPITVHVAMGRLAGRFGMVRRLHQMGLLGPDTTYVHCCYLGEDEWRMVADSGGTVSIAAQVETQMGHGWPPVSQALEHGLRPSLSIDVVTTVPGDMFTQIRAAFGAERARVNADCWQANLPVPASMLTARQMLEIATLNGAHVAGLEDRTGSLTPGKRADVVALDATALNMAPVHDATAAVTLGADVSNVETVIVDGVIHKRDGRLLADVDRARRLVEESRDRLLAAVASGKRAA; this is encoded by the coding sequence ATGACCACACGGATGCTCCTGCGCTCGGGCCATGTCGTCAGCATGGACCCGGCCGTAGGCGACCTGCCCCGAGGCGACATCCTCATCGAGGACGGCACGATCACGGCGGTCGAGCCGGAGATCGACGCGGACGTGGACGCCGAGGTGCTCGACATGACCGGCCGTATCGTCGTCCCCGGCTTCGTCGACACCCACCGCCACACCTGGGAGGCCCCGATCCGGGGTTGCGCTCCCGACGCCACCCTCGACGACTACTTCGTCGACGTCCTCGACACCTTCGCGCCCGTCTTCACCCCGGAGGACGTGTACGCGGGCAACCTGGCCGGCACCCTGGAGTGCCTCAACGCGGGCATCACCACCCTCGTCGACTGGTCCCACATCAACAACACGCCCGAGCACCCGGACGCCGCGATCCAGGCGCTGAAGGAGACCGGCATCCGGGCCCAGTACGCGTACGGCAGCGCCAACACCTCCCTCGCCGACTACTGGTTCGACAGCACGATCGCGGTACCCGGCGACGACGTGCGCCGGATCCGTGCCGAGCACTTCGCCTCCGACGGGGGCCTGCTCACCATGGCCCTGGCCACCCGGGGCCCCGGCTTCTGCACCGACGACGTGGTCCAGCAGGAGTGGGGCCTCGCCCGCGAACTGGGCATCCCGATCACCGTGCACGTCGCCATGGGGCGCCTCGCCGGCCGCTTCGGCATGGTGAGGCGACTGCACCAGATGGGCCTCCTCGGCCCCGACACGACCTACGTCCACTGCTGCTACCTCGGTGAGGACGAGTGGCGGATGGTGGCCGACAGCGGCGGAACGGTCTCCATCGCCGCCCAGGTGGAGACCCAGATGGGGCACGGCTGGCCGCCGGTGTCACAGGCGCTCGAACACGGACTGCGGCCGTCCCTGAGCATCGACGTCGTCACCACCGTGCCCGGCGACATGTTCACCCAGATCCGCGCCGCCTTCGGCGCCGAACGCGCCCGCGTCAACGCCGACTGCTGGCAGGCCAACCTGCCCGTCCCCGCCAGCATGTTGACGGCGCGTCAGATGTTGGAGATCGCCACGCTCAACGGCGCCCACGTGGCCGGCCTGGAGGACCGTACCGGCTCCCTCACCCCGGGCAAGCGCGCCGATGTCGTGGCCCTCGACGCCACCGCCCTCAACATGGCGCCCGTGCACGACGCGACCGCCGCCGTGACGCTCGGCGCGGACGTCTCCAACGTGGAGACGGTCATCGTCGACGGCGTGATCCACAAGCGCGACGGCAGGCTGCTCGCCGACGTCGACCGGGCCCGTCGCCTGGTCGAGGAGTCACGCGACCGGCTGCTCGCGGCCGTGGCGTCCGGGAAGCGCGCCGCCTGA
- a CDS encoding Dps family protein, whose product MTMVRSTLPEPARRIAGDALQESLVDLLGLSLIGKQAHWNIVGPRFRSIHLQLDEVVSTTRSYADQVAERAAAIGVSPDGRPETVAARFDLQGPKEGWLRDTEVVRMLVEALEAAIGRLRERIEATEEADKVTQDLLISLTYELEKQRWMFDAENWPRED is encoded by the coding sequence ATGACGATGGTGAGGAGCACGCTTCCCGAGCCCGCCCGCCGGATCGCGGGCGACGCGCTGCAGGAGAGCCTGGTGGATCTGCTGGGGCTCTCGCTGATCGGTAAGCAGGCCCACTGGAACATCGTGGGACCGAGGTTCCGCTCGATCCACCTCCAGCTCGACGAGGTGGTGTCCACGACACGGTCCTACGCCGATCAGGTCGCCGAACGCGCGGCCGCCATCGGGGTCTCGCCGGACGGCCGGCCGGAGACCGTGGCGGCACGGTTCGACCTGCAGGGGCCGAAGGAGGGCTGGCTGCGGGACACCGAGGTCGTCCGGATGCTGGTCGAGGCACTGGAGGCGGCGATCGGGCGGCTGCGGGAGCGGATCGAGGCGACCGAGGAGGCCGACAAGGTCACCCAGGACCTGCTGATCTCGCTGACCTACGAGTTGGAGAAGCAGCGCTGGATGTTCGATGCCGAGAACTGGCCGCGCGAGGACTGA
- a CDS encoding WhiB family transcriptional regulator produces the protein MEWLRRAACVGEDPELFFPVGSTGPALDDVAAAKRVCGRCPVRRECLMWALGNGQTAGVWGGMGEEERTDLLRRTGSADAARHEALAGTKR, from the coding sequence ATGGAGTGGTTGCGGAGAGCGGCCTGCGTGGGAGAGGACCCCGAACTGTTCTTCCCCGTGGGCTCTACAGGACCGGCGCTGGACGACGTCGCCGCCGCCAAACGTGTCTGCGGCCGCTGCCCGGTGCGCCGCGAGTGCCTGATGTGGGCGCTCGGCAACGGGCAGACGGCCGGCGTGTGGGGCGGCATGGGCGAGGAGGAACGCACCGACCTGCTCCGCAGAACCGGGAGCGCCGACGCCGCTCGGCACGAGGCACTCGCCGGAACGAAGCGATGA
- a CDS encoding alpha/beta hydrolase, whose protein sequence is MADSREHSFAGTRGGVTAREWPCEGARYVVLLVHGYGEHIGRYEHVADALVRHGAAVFGPDHMGHGRSAGERVLIEDFEAVVTDLHAVEVLARAAYPGLPVVLIGHSMGGLIGARYAQRYGAGLAAVVLSGPLIGIWEPLRALLAPPEVPEVPLDPKLLSRDMAVGAAYAKDPLVWHGPFKRPTLEAIDRALETISKGGSLGPLPLLWLHGDDDRIVPLPGSRTGIEDLRGTEWTERVYPGARHEVFNETNRDEVLTDVKEFVDGVLGR, encoded by the coding sequence ATGGCCGACTCGCGCGAGCACAGCTTCGCCGGTACGCGGGGCGGTGTCACCGCGAGGGAATGGCCGTGCGAGGGGGCGCGGTACGTCGTGCTCCTGGTGCACGGCTACGGGGAGCACATCGGCCGGTACGAGCATGTGGCCGACGCGCTGGTGCGGCACGGCGCGGCGGTGTTCGGCCCCGACCACATGGGGCACGGCAGGTCGGCGGGCGAACGGGTGCTGATCGAGGACTTCGAGGCCGTGGTCACCGATCTGCACGCCGTGGAGGTGCTGGCGCGGGCGGCGTACCCGGGGCTGCCGGTGGTGCTGATCGGTCACTCCATGGGCGGTCTGATCGGCGCGCGGTACGCCCAGCGGTACGGTGCCGGGCTCGCGGCGGTCGTGCTGTCCGGGCCGCTGATCGGGATCTGGGAGCCGCTGCGGGCGCTGCTCGCGCCGCCCGAGGTGCCGGAGGTGCCGCTCGATCCGAAGCTGCTCTCGCGGGACATGGCGGTCGGTGCCGCGTACGCGAAGGATCCGCTGGTGTGGCACGGCCCGTTCAAGCGGCCGACGCTGGAGGCCATCGACCGCGCCCTGGAGACGATCTCGAAGGGCGGGTCCCTCGGTCCGCTGCCGCTGCTGTGGCTGCACGGCGACGACGACCGGATCGTGCCGCTGCCGGGCAGCCGTACGGGGATCGAGGATCTGCGGGGCACCGAGTGGACCGAGCGCGTCTACCCGGGCGCCCGGCACGAGGTGTTCAACGAGACGAACCGGGACGAAGTACTCACGGACGTCAAGGAGTTCGTGGACGGCGTACTGGGTCGCTGA
- a CDS encoding sulfite exporter TauE/SafE family protein, whose product MNTMTLWHLSTAEFAALAFAALLVGFSKTAVSGANTVSLAIFAAVLPARASTGVLLPILIVGDVLAVLTYRRHAHWPTLWKLFPAVGAGVLLGTLFLVWADDGIVRTSIGAILLLMAAVTIWRRRTAEQDDEPDAITTRAGRAKARSYGVLGGFTTMVANAGGPVMSMYLLSAGFRKLGFLGTSAFFFLIVNVSKVPFSVGLGLIDAHSLLLDVALALFVVPGAFLGKWAVNRINQKLFEQLVIAATIVGGLQLLLR is encoded by the coding sequence ATGAACACGATGACTCTCTGGCACCTGTCCACGGCCGAGTTCGCGGCCCTCGCCTTCGCCGCCCTGCTCGTCGGCTTCTCCAAGACCGCCGTGAGCGGTGCCAACACGGTCAGCCTCGCGATCTTCGCGGCCGTCCTGCCCGCCCGCGCCTCGACCGGCGTCCTCCTGCCGATCCTCATCGTCGGCGACGTCCTCGCGGTGCTCACCTACCGCAGGCACGCCCACTGGCCCACGCTCTGGAAGCTCTTCCCGGCGGTGGGCGCGGGCGTCCTCCTCGGCACGCTGTTCCTGGTCTGGGCCGACGACGGAATCGTCCGCACCTCCATCGGCGCGATCCTGCTGCTGATGGCGGCCGTCACGATCTGGCGCCGCCGCACGGCCGAGCAGGACGACGAACCCGACGCGATCACCACCCGCGCCGGCCGCGCGAAGGCCCGCTCGTACGGCGTCCTCGGCGGCTTCACCACGATGGTCGCCAACGCCGGTGGCCCCGTGATGTCCATGTACCTGCTCTCGGCGGGCTTCCGGAAGCTCGGCTTCCTGGGCACCTCGGCGTTCTTCTTCCTCATCGTCAACGTCTCCAAGGTCCCCTTCAGCGTGGGCCTCGGCCTCATCGACGCGCACTCGCTCCTGCTGGACGTCGCGCTCGCCCTCTTCGTCGTACCGGGCGCGTTCCTCGGCAAGTGGGCGGTGAACCGCATCAACCAGAAACTGTTCGAACAACTGGTGATCGCGGCGACGATCGTCGGCGGCCTGCAACTACTCCTCCGCTGA
- a CDS encoding DUF309 domain-containing protein produces the protein MSGTAQDGTAPERDRDEEGRARSARPRDGLGRPLPYGAPGVERQPEGVVRDPEETVVEAQALLDAGKPFHAHEVFEDAWKSGPDEERALWRGLAQLAVGLTHSARGNAKGGARLLRRGAGAVEEWGAGSGRPRPYGVDLAGVGAWARRLAGVVEGGGEAVDAGAWAPRLRGDQGDA, from the coding sequence ATGAGCGGGACAGCGCAGGACGGGACGGCGCCGGAGCGGGACCGGGACGAGGAGGGGCGGGCGCGGAGCGCGCGGCCCCGGGACGGGCTGGGGCGCCCGTTGCCGTACGGGGCGCCGGGGGTGGAGCGGCAGCCGGAGGGGGTGGTGCGTGACCCCGAGGAGACGGTCGTCGAGGCGCAGGCGCTGCTGGACGCGGGGAAGCCGTTCCACGCGCACGAGGTCTTCGAGGACGCCTGGAAGTCCGGTCCGGACGAGGAGCGCGCGCTGTGGCGCGGTCTCGCCCAGCTCGCGGTGGGGCTCACGCACTCGGCGCGCGGCAACGCCAAGGGCGGGGCGCGGCTGCTGCGGCGCGGGGCCGGGGCGGTGGAGGAGTGGGGCGCCGGGAGCGGGCGGCCGCGACCCTACGGGGTCGATCTGGCGGGAGTGGGAGCGTGGGCGCGTCGTTTGGCCGGCGTCGTGGAGGGGGGTGGGGAGGCGGTCGACGCGGGGGCGTGGGCGCCTCGGTTGCGGGGTGACCAGGGGGACGCCTGA
- a CDS encoding DUF5685 family protein, which translates to MFGIIRPCRHRLGEGMRTEWMAHLCGLCLALRGEYGQFARVATNYDGLIVSVLTEAQSERTGDWRRDAGPCPLRGMRSANVAQGEGARLAATVSLVLAAAKIRDHVADGDGLLGRRPVTLAARRVAHGWDRAGAAGGERLGFDTEVMLAAVERQPEIERTTGPGGSLLRVTEPTETATAAAFAHTAVLADRPANAGPLAEAGRLFGRLAHLLDAVEDLDADEASGAWNPIAVTGADRAEVRRLCDDAVHGIRLALSDTEFVDGRLAQALLGDELQRAVDRVFDPRHRHHQRRHQARGPRMLPWLGRRNMTDPSTETVTGETCGVGVLAGAAPEGAATASGRPREGECRRCGRWRQLCGRCGLCLSCCTCDEDADPGEGEPWQFGEGNRGGGSGQNGSGGDGWFGGQGSGNSGGSSGGSGGSGGSGGSGGSGGSGGGSGDGCGGGCCNPCKCCCDCCD; encoded by the coding sequence ATGTTCGGGATCATCAGGCCATGCCGTCATCGTCTGGGCGAGGGCATGCGCACCGAGTGGATGGCGCACCTGTGCGGGCTGTGCCTGGCGCTGCGCGGCGAGTACGGGCAGTTCGCGCGGGTGGCCACCAACTACGACGGTCTGATCGTCTCGGTGCTGACCGAGGCGCAGTCGGAGCGCACCGGGGACTGGCGGCGCGACGCCGGTCCCTGCCCGCTGCGCGGGATGCGGTCGGCGAACGTGGCGCAGGGCGAGGGCGCGCGGCTGGCGGCGACGGTCTCGTTGGTGCTGGCGGCGGCGAAGATACGTGACCATGTGGCCGACGGCGACGGCCTGTTGGGACGCCGCCCGGTGACGCTGGCGGCACGCCGCGTCGCTCACGGCTGGGACCGCGCGGGCGCCGCGGGCGGCGAACGACTCGGCTTCGACACCGAGGTCATGCTCGCCGCGGTCGAACGCCAGCCGGAGATCGAGCGGACGACCGGGCCCGGTGGCTCGCTGCTGAGGGTCACGGAGCCCACGGAGACGGCGACCGCCGCGGCCTTCGCCCACACCGCCGTGCTCGCCGACCGCCCGGCCAACGCCGGACCGCTGGCGGAGGCGGGCCGTCTCTTCGGTCGCCTGGCGCACCTGCTGGACGCGGTGGAGGACCTCGACGCCGACGAGGCGTCCGGCGCGTGGAACCCGATCGCCGTGACGGGCGCGGACCGCGCCGAGGTGCGCCGTCTCTGTGACGACGCCGTCCACGGGATCCGACTGGCCCTGTCCGACACCGAGTTCGTCGACGGCCGGCTGGCCCAGGCGCTTCTGGGCGACGAGCTGCAGCGTGCCGTCGACCGCGTCTTCGACCCCCGGCACCGCCACCACCAGCGCCGCCACCAGGCACGGGGCCCGCGCATGCTGCCCTGGCTGGGGCGCCGGAACATGACGGATCCGTCCACGGAGACCGTCACAGGCGAGACCTGCGGCGTCGGGGTGCTCGCGGGCGCGGCCCCGGAGGGCGCCGCGACGGCGTCGGGACGGCCGCGGGAAGGGGAGTGCCGGCGCTGTGGCCGCTGGCGCCAGCTGTGCGGCCGGTGCGGGCTGTGCCTCAGCTGCTGCACCTGCGACGAGGACGCCGACCCGGGCGAAGGGGAGCCCTGGCAGTTCGGCGAGGGAAACCGCGGCGGCGGCTCGGGCCAGAACGGCTCCGGGGGTGACGGCTGGTTCGGCGGCCAGGGCAGCGGCAACTCGGGCGGATCCTCCGGTGGGTCCGGCGGGTCCGGTGGGTCTGGTGGGTCTGGTGGGTCTGGCGGTTCCGGCGGTGGTTCGGGTGACGGCTGCGGCGGTGGCTGCTGCAACCCGTGCAAGTGCTGCTGCGACTGCTGCGACTGA
- a CDS encoding YhjD/YihY/BrkB family envelope integrity protein: MTDPSGSGPGSAREPRPHHHRPQVRPRHHRLRARWHASAVGRLWEHGKELELLHRAMGFSAFGLVTLVPLLIVVAAALPIQERGFALWVIDAMSLSGRPADAVLELFATPRRVLSATSVLSGLLVALFGVTFAASVQNGYERIWEVPAGPWHHVWRRVVWLAALTGYLLAETRSGALLRDGAAQSAVRIMLVSLLGVLFFWWGQHFLLGERVPWGALLPGAVATMAGLGGLRWFSDQVFSPLIVSNAITYGAVGTVLIVQSWLIGVGFVVFGGALLGRHVHETRRRHG, translated from the coding sequence GTGACGGACCCCTCCGGCTCCGGCCCCGGCTCCGCGCGGGAGCCGCGGCCGCACCACCATCGACCGCAGGTCCGGCCGCGCCACCATCGACTGCGCGCCCGGTGGCACGCCTCGGCCGTCGGACGGCTCTGGGAGCACGGGAAGGAACTGGAACTGCTGCACCGGGCCATGGGGTTCTCCGCGTTCGGCCTCGTGACGCTGGTCCCCCTGTTGATCGTCGTGGCGGCGGCGCTCCCCATCCAGGAACGGGGCTTCGCCCTGTGGGTGATCGACGCGATGAGCCTGTCCGGGCGCCCGGCGGACGCGGTGCTCGAACTGTTCGCCACACCTCGCAGGGTGCTGAGCGCGACCAGCGTCCTCAGTGGGCTGCTCGTCGCGCTGTTCGGCGTCACCTTCGCCGCGAGTGTGCAGAACGGCTACGAGAGGATCTGGGAGGTGCCCGCCGGCCCCTGGCACCATGTGTGGCGCCGCGTCGTGTGGCTCGCCGCGCTCACGGGATACCTGCTGGCCGAGACGCGGAGCGGGGCGCTCCTGCGGGACGGGGCGGCACAGTCGGCCGTGCGGATCATGCTCGTCTCGCTGCTCGGGGTGCTGTTCTTCTGGTGGGGCCAGCACTTCCTGCTGGGCGAGCGGGTGCCGTGGGGCGCCCTGCTCCCGGGCGCGGTGGCCACGATGGCGGGCCTGGGTGGCCTGCGCTGGTTCTCGGACCAGGTGTTCTCACCACTGATCGTGAGCAACGCGATCACCTATGGGGCGGTCGGCACCGTTCTGATCGTCCAGTCCTGGCTCATCGGCGTCGGCTTCGTGGTGTTCGGCGGCGCGCTGCTGGGCCGCCATGTGCACGAGACGCGGCGTCGACACGGTTGA
- a CDS encoding oxygenase MpaB family protein, with the protein MLTVVRDQLSQALFRRVAGPDGPAVRARIHDTPGPRWFGPDRPIRTVHGDASMFIGGLSALLLQSLHPLAMAAVAGHSGYRGDPWGRLQRTSTFLAMTTYGTAADAQRAVDRVRGIHERIRGATGEGVPYHAADPHLLGWVHAAETDSFLRAHERYGAHPLDADGYDAYVADTARVAEALGVADPPRDRRELSERLLAYRPELRATPEARAAARFLLFQPPLPLAVRPFYGALAVNAVALLPHWARGMLWLPHVPVVENLAVRPTGQAVTRTIRWAMAPSRPSGSTGK; encoded by the coding sequence GTGCTGACCGTAGTCCGTGACCAACTGAGCCAGGCCCTGTTCCGCCGTGTCGCCGGGCCCGACGGACCGGCGGTACGGGCCCGTATACACGACACCCCCGGACCGCGCTGGTTCGGGCCCGACCGTCCGATCCGCACGGTGCACGGTGACGCCTCGATGTTCATCGGCGGGTTGAGCGCACTGCTGCTGCAGTCCCTCCACCCGCTCGCCATGGCGGCCGTGGCCGGGCACTCCGGTTACCGCGGCGACCCGTGGGGCCGCCTGCAGCGCACCAGCACCTTCCTGGCCATGACCACCTACGGCACCGCCGCGGACGCCCAGCGCGCGGTCGATCGCGTCCGTGGCATCCACGAGCGGATCCGGGGGGCGACGGGCGAGGGGGTCCCCTACCACGCGGCCGATCCGCATCTGCTCGGCTGGGTGCACGCCGCCGAGACGGACAGCTTCCTGCGGGCCCACGAGCGCTACGGAGCCCACCCACTGGACGCCGACGGCTACGACGCCTATGTCGCCGACACCGCACGCGTCGCGGAGGCGCTGGGGGTGGCCGACCCGCCGCGTGACCGCCGCGAGCTGTCCGAGCGCCTGCTCGCCTACCGGCCCGAGCTGCGGGCCACGCCCGAGGCCAGGGCCGCCGCCCGCTTCCTGCTGTTCCAGCCTCCCCTGCCCCTCGCGGTACGGCCCTTCTACGGCGCCCTGGCCGTGAACGCCGTCGCACTGCTCCCGCACTGGGCCCGCGGCATGCTGTGGCTGCCCCACGTGCCGGTCGTCGAGAACCTCGCCGTACGCCCCACCGGCCAGGCCGTGACGCGGACCATCCGCTGGGCGATGGCCCCGTCCCGCCCCTCCGGGAGCACCGGGAAGTGA
- a CDS encoding class I SAM-dependent methyltransferase has translation MVEHDVLRATREAYDAAAATYAQLFHDSLRERPLERALLSAFAEMVRVTGEGRVADLGCGPGHVTAHLAELGLAAFGIDASPAMIELARRAHPGLRFDVGSMAASDIPDGELDGVLARWSVIHTPPRELPAVLAEFHRILAPGGHLLIGFSATEGPAHPTQVFDHAVAPAYRWSPDHLAALLREAGLAEAARLVREPEPTDARQFQEVHLLARKDPTAPA, from the coding sequence ATGGTCGAACACGATGTTCTCCGTGCCACTCGCGAGGCATACGACGCCGCTGCCGCCACCTACGCGCAGCTGTTCCACGACTCGCTGCGTGAACGTCCCCTGGAACGGGCGCTGTTGAGTGCCTTCGCCGAGATGGTCAGGGTGACCGGAGAGGGCCGGGTCGCCGACCTGGGGTGCGGGCCCGGCCATGTCACCGCTCATCTGGCCGAGTTGGGGCTGGCGGCGTTCGGGATCGACGCCTCTCCCGCGATGATCGAACTGGCTCGGCGGGCCCACCCGGGGCTGCGGTTCGACGTGGGCTCGATGGCCGCGTCGGACATCCCCGACGGCGAGCTGGACGGCGTACTCGCCCGATGGTCCGTCATCCACACGCCACCTCGTGAACTCCCCGCCGTCCTGGCCGAGTTCCACCGGATACTGGCACCCGGCGGTCACCTGCTGATCGGCTTCTCGGCGACCGAGGGCCCGGCTCACCCCACGCAGGTCTTCGACCACGCCGTCGCGCCCGCCTACCGGTGGTCGCCCGATCACCTCGCAGCGCTGCTGCGCGAGGCGGGACTGGCCGAAGCGGCCCGGCTGGTGCGCGAGCCGGAGCCCACCGACGCACGGCAGTTCCAGGAGGTCCATCTGCTCGCCCGCAAGGACCCGACCGCGCCCGCCTGA
- a CDS encoding class II glutamine amidotransferase: MCRWLAYSGTPILLDTILYRPAHSLIDQSLHSRLGVETTNGDGFGVGWYSPDLETPAVFRDIGPAWSNRNLREIADHVRSPLFFAHIRASTGTAVQQTNSHPFRHGRWMWMHNGAIADFHLVRRDLSLAVDPELFAHIEGSTDSELMFYLALTFGLEEDPPGAVARMAGLVEQVGHEHGVEYPLQMTVAVTDGESLWAFRYSSQKTSRSLFYSTRVETLRSLHPDLAFLREVSDETRLIVSEPLGDLPGAWNEVPEGSYGMVRPGADLLRSFTPQPVAGRARV; encoded by the coding sequence ATGTGCCGGTGGCTCGCCTACTCGGGAACGCCGATCCTGCTCGACACGATTCTCTACAGGCCGGCGCACTCCCTCATCGACCAGAGTCTGCACTCGCGGCTGGGCGTGGAGACCACCAACGGTGACGGGTTCGGCGTCGGTTGGTACTCACCGGATCTGGAGACCCCGGCGGTCTTCCGCGACATCGGTCCGGCCTGGAGCAACCGCAACCTGCGGGAGATCGCCGACCACGTCCGCTCCCCGCTGTTCTTCGCCCACATCCGGGCCTCGACCGGTACTGCGGTGCAGCAGACCAACAGCCATCCGTTCCGGCACGGCCGCTGGATGTGGATGCACAACGGGGCGATCGCCGACTTCCACCTGGTCCGGCGGGATCTCTCCCTGGCCGTCGACCCGGAGCTCTTCGCCCACATCGAGGGGTCCACGGACTCCGAGCTGATGTTCTACCTGGCACTGACCTTCGGCCTGGAGGAGGACCCTCCGGGCGCCGTCGCGCGGATGGCGGGTCTGGTGGAGCAGGTCGGGCACGAGCACGGGGTGGAGTACCCGCTGCAGATGACGGTGGCCGTCACGGACGGCGAGTCGCTGTGGGCCTTCCGTTACTCCAGCCAGAAGACGTCACGCTCGCTGTTCTACAGCACCCGGGTGGAGACGCTGCGCTCGCTCCACCCCGACCTGGCCTTCCTGCGGGAGGTCTCCGACGAGACCCGGCTCATCGTCTCCGAGCCCCTGGGCGATCTGCCCGGCGCCTGGAACGAGGTCCCCGAGGGCAGCTACGGCATGGTCCGGCCCGGCGCCGACCTGCTGCGTTCCTTCACCCCGCAGCCCGTGGCGGGGCGAGCCCGGGTGTGA